A window of Cryptomeria japonica chromosome 3, Sugi_1.0, whole genome shotgun sequence contains these coding sequences:
- the LOC131060303 gene encoding protein LURP-one-related 12 — translation MAQIHPHHSPNATEHHHSTAACPQVLTVWKKDFFFSGIGFMIFDSSGNLLFRVENWTPNVATQLLLMDASGNPLILLRRKVVSLHQRWEGFIYNGEDGSGPRRRRVFSIKCSSIIPATTSIDVFVGSSFKDYMRRRGDYHIEGSFRERACAIFTRSRNLVAEVKRKHENCSMMVDRGVFSLVVYPGFDPALVASWIVIVNHINREYLSNLLLLGLNSTLKSYRFLGKSEMSRKDECSNVD, via the exons ATGGCTCAGATCCATCCTCATCATTCCCCTAATGCTACTGAACACCACCATTCTACTGCTGCATGCCCACAAGTATTAACAGTTTGGAAAAAGGACTTCTTTTTCAGTGGCATTGGTTTTATGATATTCGATTCATCAGGCAATCTTCTTTTCAGAGTTGAAAATTGGACTCCTAATGTCGCAACCCAACTCCTTTTAATGGATGCTTCAGGAAATCCTCTTATTCTGCTACGCAGGAAG GTTGTAAGTCTTCACCAGAGATGGGAAGGTTTCATCTACAATGGGGAAGATGGAAGTGGACCCAGAAGAAGAAGGGTGTTTAGCATTAAGTGTTCATCCATTATACCTGCAACCACATCTATTGATGTCTTTGTGGGTTCTTCTTTTAAGGACTATATGAGGAGGCGTGGTGATTATCACATTGAGGGATCCTTCAGAGAGAGGGCATGTGCAATTTTCACCAGGTCCCGCAATCTGGTTGCAGAG GTTAAAAGAAAACATGAAAATTGCAGCATGATGGTTGACAGGGGTGTGTTTAGCTTGGTGGTCTATCCTGGTTTTGACCCCGCTCTGGTTGCGAGCTGGATTGTAATTGTAAATCATATTAACCGAGAGTATCTCTCTAATCTTCTACTGCTTGGACTTAATTCTACCCTCAAATCATACCGATTTCTTGGGAAATCAGAAATGAGCAGAAAAGATGAGTGTTCTAATGTAGACTAA